From Sediminibacterium sp. TEGAF015, a single genomic window includes:
- the pyrH gene encoding UMP kinase, whose translation MKLSGEALLGDQRNGDPFNPKIIEQYAHDIKRVTDLGVQVAIVIGGGNIYRGMNEADSGIERAHGDYMGMLATVINAMAMQAMLEKIGVYTRLQSAINMEQVAEPYIRRKALRHLEKGRVVIFGAGTGNPYFTTDTAGSLRAIEMKADVILKGTRVDGIYSADPEKDPTATKFEKLSFQECISKNLKVMDMTAFTLCMENKLPIIVFDMNTQGNLLQVVEGANVGTLVS comes from the coding sequence TTGAAATTATCTGGAGAAGCTTTATTGGGCGATCAAAGAAACGGCGATCCCTTTAACCCCAAAATCATTGAGCAATATGCACATGATATCAAAAGGGTTACTGATCTTGGTGTTCAGGTGGCAATCGTAATTGGGGGTGGTAATATTTACAGAGGTATGAACGAAGCCGACAGTGGAATTGAAAGAGCGCACGGCGATTATATGGGTATGCTGGCAACGGTAATCAATGCCATGGCCATGCAGGCAATGCTGGAAAAAATAGGGGTGTATACCCGTTTGCAAAGCGCTATTAACATGGAGCAAGTAGCAGAGCCCTATATCCGTAGAAAAGCGTTGCGTCATTTAGAAAAAGGACGTGTGGTTATTTTTGGCGCTGGTACTGGTAACCCTTATTTCACTACCGATACGGCTGGTTCATTAAGAGCTATTGAAATGAAGGCTGATGTGATTTTGAAAGGGACAAGAGTAGATGGTATCTACAGTGCTGATCCGGAAAAAGATCCAACTGCCACCAAATTTGAAAAACTAAGTTTTCAGGAATGCATCTCTAAAAACCTGAAAGTGATGGATATGACAGCTTTCACGCTTTGTATGGAAAACAAACTACCTATTATTGTATTCGATATGAATACCCAGGGTAATTTATTGCAGGTGGTTGAAGGAGCCAATGTAGGTACGCTGGTAAGCTAG
- the murA gene encoding UDP-N-acetylglucosamine 1-carboxyvinyltransferase → MSSFEVIGGKQLKGSILPQGAKNEALQILSAVVLTKETVTISNIPDILDVNLLIELLQEMGVVVSRINQDTYQFQANDIQVDYLASEDFRKKSGRLRGSVMLAGPLLARFKKAYLPKPGGDKIGRRRLDTHIIGFQKLGAHYAYDENIGCFTLSTTALKGCYMLLDEPSVTGTANIVMAAVLAEGKTTIYNAACEPYLQQLCSMLNRMGAKISGIGSNLLVIEGVETLGGTEHRLLPDMIEIGSFIGLAAMTKSEITIKNAGVQHLGIIPEKFQQLGIQFDIQGDDIYIPSQESYTIQTFMDGGILTISDHPWPGFTPDLLSIVLVVATQAIGSVLIHQKMFESRLFFTDKLIDMGAQIILCDPHRATVIGLGRRNTLRGITMSSPDIRAGQALLIAALSAEGKSTIQNIEQIDRGYQFIDQRLQSLGAEITRKT, encoded by the coding sequence ATGAGTAGTTTTGAAGTAATAGGTGGCAAGCAGTTAAAAGGCAGCATTCTTCCGCAAGGCGCTAAAAACGAAGCATTGCAAATTCTATCTGCGGTTGTATTAACCAAAGAGACTGTAACTATTTCCAATATTCCCGATATACTCGATGTGAATTTACTCATTGAGTTATTGCAGGAAATGGGGGTTGTAGTTTCCCGTATCAATCAAGACACTTATCAGTTTCAAGCCAATGATATACAGGTAGACTACCTGGCATCAGAAGATTTCAGAAAAAAAAGTGGCAGACTCAGAGGGAGTGTAATGCTGGCGGGGCCCTTATTAGCCCGTTTTAAGAAAGCCTACCTGCCCAAACCCGGTGGAGATAAAATTGGAAGAAGAAGATTAGATACCCATATCATCGGTTTTCAAAAATTAGGCGCCCATTATGCGTATGACGAAAACATTGGTTGTTTCACTTTAAGCACAACTGCCCTAAAAGGTTGCTATATGTTATTGGACGAACCTTCTGTAACAGGAACCGCCAATATAGTGATGGCCGCTGTTTTAGCAGAAGGCAAAACCACTATTTACAACGCAGCCTGTGAACCCTACTTGCAACAGTTGTGCAGCATGCTCAACCGAATGGGTGCAAAAATCAGTGGTATCGGTAGTAATCTATTGGTTATTGAGGGAGTAGAAACGCTGGGTGGCACAGAACACCGATTACTTCCGGACATGATTGAAATAGGCAGTTTTATTGGATTAGCTGCCATGACCAAAAGTGAAATCACTATTAAGAATGCAGGAGTACAACACTTAGGCATTATTCCGGAAAAATTTCAGCAATTAGGTATTCAGTTTGATATACAAGGAGATGATATTTACATTCCTTCTCAGGAATCATACACCATCCAAACTTTTATGGATGGTGGGATTTTAACTATTTCCGATCATCCTTGGCCTGGTTTTACACCCGACTTATTAAGCATTGTACTGGTAGTAGCAACGCAAGCTATCGGATCGGTTTTAATCCACCAGAAAATGTTTGAGAGCCGTTTGTTCTTTACCGACAAACTGATTGATATGGGCGCACAGATTATTTTGTGTGATCCTCACAGAGCCACCGTAATTGGACTCGGCAGAAGAAATACCTTAAGAGGTATTACCATGAGCAGCCCCGATATAAGAGCCGGACAGGCACTCTTGATAGCAGCACTTAGCGCAGAAGGTAAAAGCACCATTCAGAATATTGAACAGATAGACCGCGGCTATCAGTTTATTGATCAACGCTTACAAAGTTTGGGGGCAGAGATAACACGTAAAACTTAA
- a CDS encoding amidohydrolase family protein, translating into MGFLQFSGQDLFDGNQFLGPNQVLITNEEGQVEAILPRSEAGEEILEVPGILSPGFVNAHCHLELSHMKGRIPEHTGLPEFILKIVNERHHPEEEIREAIAQAEAQMMQEGIVAVGDISNNHLTAAQKAKQNLAYYTFVEISGWKPEIAEPRFSNAQKVMEQFRGIITAASFSPHAPYSVSRELWEMMMPHFEGNTVTIHNQETPAENELFQKGSGDFVQMYQAMNIDQAHFTPTGKNSLPSYFPQLQKAKNVLLVHNTNTSEADMDFATATAKANQQSLYYALCVNANLYIENALPPIELLRSKNANIVLGTDSLSSNHQLSILEEVKTIARNFPSIPLAEMLQWATNNGAKALQMDAALGSIAPGKKPGIIVLENVEPGKNLNQATVRRLI; encoded by the coding sequence ATGGGATTTTTACAATTTTCAGGGCAGGATTTATTCGATGGAAATCAATTTTTAGGACCCAACCAGGTACTCATTACCAATGAAGAAGGTCAGGTAGAAGCCATTCTACCCCGGTCAGAAGCCGGGGAGGAAATACTGGAAGTCCCGGGTATTTTGAGTCCAGGCTTTGTGAATGCCCACTGTCATTTGGAATTAAGTCATATGAAAGGCAGAATTCCAGAACATACCGGATTGCCTGAATTTATTTTGAAAATAGTGAACGAAAGGCACCATCCGGAAGAAGAAATACGGGAAGCCATTGCTCAAGCAGAAGCGCAGATGATGCAAGAGGGCATTGTTGCAGTTGGTGATATCAGTAACAATCATTTAACTGCTGCACAAAAAGCCAAACAAAACCTGGCCTATTATACGTTTGTAGAAATCAGTGGCTGGAAACCGGAAATTGCTGAACCCCGTTTCAGCAATGCACAAAAAGTAATGGAGCAGTTCAGAGGGATTATAACTGCCGCATCTTTTAGTCCGCACGCACCTTATTCTGTATCCCGAGAGCTCTGGGAAATGATGATGCCCCATTTTGAAGGCAATACAGTAACCATACACAACCAGGAAACCCCTGCCGAAAATGAGCTATTCCAAAAAGGAAGCGGAGATTTTGTGCAGATGTACCAGGCCATGAATATTGATCAGGCTCATTTTACGCCAACTGGTAAGAATAGCCTGCCGTCTTACTTCCCCCAATTGCAAAAAGCAAAAAATGTTTTGCTGGTGCACAATACCAACACCTCAGAAGCGGATATGGATTTTGCAACAGCAACTGCGAAAGCAAATCAGCAATCATTGTATTATGCGTTGTGTGTAAATGCCAATCTCTACATTGAAAATGCGTTGCCACCCATTGAATTACTCAGAAGTAAAAATGCCAATATTGTTTTAGGCACCGATAGTTTGTCGAGCAACCACCAGCTCAGCATTTTAGAAGAAGTGAAAACCATAGCTAGAAACTTTCCTTCCATTCCATTAGCAGAAATGCTACAATGGGCTACTAACAATGGAGCCAAAGCCTTACAGATGGATGCAGCATTGGGTAGTATTGCACCTGGTAAAAAACCCGGAATCATTGTATTAGAAAATGTAGAACCAGGAAAGAACTTGAACCAAGCGACTGTAAGAAGATTGATATGA
- the pheS gene encoding phenylalanine--tRNA ligase subunit alpha, with protein sequence MESLLQQIKEYKAAIAAFAANNADDVEQFRIKWLGTKGLVKAIMGEMRNVPNEQKKEFGQILNEFKVFTEARFQELQDQFAGAVTASVSNSQDFSLPGDPVTVGSRHPLTLVRNEMVSIFKRLGFSVAEGPEIEDDWHNFGAMNLPEDHPARDMQDTFYIKKPEDGNGPTWLLRTHTSSVQARVMENQKPPIRVICPGRVYRNETVSARAHCFFHQVEGLYIDENVSFADLKQTLYFFVQEMFGKDVKVRFRPSYFPFTEPSAEMDISCLICEGKGCNICKHTGWVEILGSGMVHPKVLENFGIDANKYTGFAFGMGVERITQLKYQVNDLRLYSQNDIRFLKQFTGVV encoded by the coding sequence ATGGAATCTCTCTTGCAACAAATAAAAGAATACAAGGCAGCTATAGCTGCATTTGCCGCGAATAATGCTGACGATGTTGAACAGTTTCGTATCAAATGGTTGGGCACCAAGGGTTTGGTAAAAGCCATCATGGGCGAAATGCGTAATGTTCCCAACGAACAAAAAAAGGAATTTGGCCAGATTTTGAATGAATTTAAAGTTTTTACTGAAGCACGTTTTCAGGAGTTGCAAGATCAGTTTGCAGGAGCAGTAACTGCTTCTGTTTCCAATTCGCAGGACTTTTCTTTGCCAGGCGATCCGGTTACAGTAGGTAGCAGACACCCATTAACACTGGTAAGAAATGAAATGGTGTCCATATTCAAAAGACTGGGATTCTCTGTTGCAGAAGGCCCTGAGATTGAGGACGACTGGCACAATTTCGGTGCAATGAATTTACCGGAAGACCATCCTGCCCGTGATATGCAGGATACTTTTTATATTAAAAAACCAGAAGATGGGAATGGCCCTACCTGGTTGTTAAGAACCCATACCAGTAGTGTGCAAGCGAGGGTGATGGAAAATCAAAAGCCACCAATACGCGTAATTTGTCCGGGACGTGTGTATCGAAATGAAACAGTAAGTGCCCGTGCCCATTGCTTTTTTCATCAAGTTGAGGGATTATATATTGACGAGAACGTAAGCTTTGCCGATTTAAAACAAACCCTCTATTTCTTTGTACAAGAGATGTTTGGCAAAGACGTAAAAGTCCGTTTCAGACCCAGCTATTTCCCTTTCACAGAGCCTAGTGCAGAAATGGATATCAGCTGTTTAATTTGTGAAGGCAAGGGTTGTAATATTTGTAAGCACACTGGATGGGTAGAGATTTTAGGTAGTGGCATGGTGCATCCTAAAGTGTTGGAAAACTTTGGCATTGATGCTAACAAATACACTGGGTTTGCCTTTGGTATGGGCGTTGAAAGAATCACACAGTTAAAGTACCAGGTGAACGATTTGCGTTTGTATTCTCAAAACGATATTCGCTTCTTGAAACAATTTACCGGTGTTGTTTAA
- a CDS encoding Brp/Blh family beta-carotene 15,15'-dioxygenase, which translates to MSFKNKLSLFIVFFTTLLIVIHQWIHVIPDVVQWIFLGSILILVGIPHGALDHLVDQKIQESNHANFSHWKFHLKYLFTIALYIFIWKLFPVISFVFFLLISAFHFGETDLSIPSKSIKLLLLQVVYGILLLLIFLFVYKDNATLFAKDITSFAPFIAFVIKSIQSPYFIAVWILFLVVFLIVYCIWIPDKESALFIVLARLCFIYMMSRLLPFPISFAIYFGLWHSVISLASIKSFMKEDGGVAMTWIQLFQKAAPLALVSILGLVLLAFIFVQYYHIEYYLLSLFVGVSVLTLPHQHVMSNMYALMRKK; encoded by the coding sequence ATGTCTTTTAAGAATAAATTATCTCTTTTCATTGTTTTCTTTACAACTTTATTGATTGTTATTCATCAATGGATTCATGTTATTCCGGATGTGGTACAATGGATTTTTTTGGGTTCCATTCTTATACTTGTGGGCATTCCGCATGGCGCTTTGGATCATCTAGTGGATCAGAAAATTCAAGAATCCAATCACGCTAATTTCTCGCATTGGAAATTTCATTTGAAATACCTGTTTACCATTGCATTGTATATTTTCATTTGGAAACTTTTTCCCGTGATTTCTTTTGTTTTCTTCTTATTAATTTCAGCTTTTCATTTTGGTGAGACGGATTTGTCTATACCTAGCAAATCGATCAAGTTGCTATTGCTCCAAGTTGTATATGGTATTCTTTTATTACTCATTTTCTTATTTGTTTACAAAGACAATGCAACCCTTTTTGCAAAGGACATTACTTCGTTTGCTCCCTTTATTGCTTTTGTGATTAAATCAATTCAAAGTCCCTATTTTATTGCGGTTTGGATTTTGTTTCTAGTTGTTTTTTTGATTGTCTATTGTATTTGGATACCTGATAAAGAAAGCGCTCTTTTTATTGTTTTGGCCAGGCTATGTTTCATTTATATGATGTCTCGCTTGCTCCCTTTCCCCATCAGTTTTGCTATTTATTTTGGACTATGGCATTCGGTCATTTCTCTCGCTAGCATTAAATCTTTTATGAAGGAAGACGGCGGAGTAGCAATGACTTGGATTCAATTGTTTCAGAAAGCAGCACCGCTGGCGCTGGTTTCTATTTTAGGATTAGTATTGCTTGCTTTTATATTTGTACAATATTATCATATTGAATATTACCTGTTAAGCCTATTTGTAGGAGTATCTGTTTTAACACTGCCTCATCAGCATGTCATGAGTAATATGTATGCGTTGATGCGTAAGAAATAG
- the tsf gene encoding translation elongation factor Ts, giving the protein MSTATITAADINKLRQATGAGMMDCRKALTETNGDFEAAIDWLRKQGQKVAAKRSDREAKEGVIIARTSADNKVGFVVCISCETDFVSKNADFVAFATSIADAAVANNVKSAEELNEVSINGAKVADMINDKLAAIGEKIGVAKFERIEAPYVASYIHGANRMGVLVGLSAEAPEAGKDVAMQIAAMNPLAVDANSIPAETIERERAIVLETMKADPKMAGKPDEMVAKIAEGKLNAFFKENTLLAQAFVKDGSITVEAYLKNAGNVTVTEFKRVALG; this is encoded by the coding sequence ATGTCAACTGCAACTATTACAGCTGCTGATATTAATAAATTACGTCAGGCCACTGGTGCTGGTATGATGGATTGTAGAAAAGCTTTAACTGAAACCAATGGTGATTTTGAAGCTGCAATTGATTGGTTACGTAAGCAAGGCCAGAAAGTGGCTGCTAAGCGTAGCGACAGAGAAGCAAAAGAAGGAGTAATCATTGCTCGTACTTCTGCTGACAACAAAGTTGGATTTGTCGTTTGCATTAGCTGTGAAACCGACTTCGTTTCTAAGAACGCTGATTTCGTTGCCTTCGCTACATCTATTGCTGATGCAGCTGTTGCCAACAACGTTAAGAGTGCTGAAGAACTAAACGAAGTAAGTATCAATGGTGCTAAAGTAGCCGATATGATCAACGATAAGTTGGCTGCAATTGGTGAAAAAATTGGTGTTGCCAAGTTTGAAAGAATTGAAGCTCCTTATGTTGCTTCTTATATCCACGGTGCAAACCGTATGGGTGTATTGGTAGGACTAAGCGCTGAAGCTCCTGAAGCTGGTAAGGACGTTGCAATGCAGATTGCTGCTATGAATCCTTTAGCGGTAGATGCAAATAGCATTCCTGCTGAAACCATCGAAAGAGAAAGAGCAATCGTGTTAGAAACCATGAAAGCTGATCCTAAGATGGCTGGCAAACCTGACGAAATGGTAGCTAAAATTGCTGAAGGCAAATTGAATGCATTCTTTAAAGAGAATACATTATTAGCCCAGGCATTTGTAAAAGACGGTTCTATTACTGTTGAAGCTTACTTAAAGAACGCTGGTAACGTTACTGTTACTGAATTTAAGCGTGTTGCTTTAGGTTAA
- the rplM gene encoding 50S ribosomal protein L13, whose product MSKLHFTTKHANAATVQHNWYVVDGTNQTVGRIASKIAAVLRGKNKAYYTPHVDCGDYVIVINAEKVAFTGNKLEDKVYLNFSGYPGGKKEEVAGSLLKRRPEVIMERAVKGMLPKNKLGRKMIKKLFVYAGTAHPHTAQQPKELKF is encoded by the coding sequence ATGAGTAAACTTCATTTCACCACCAAGCATGCGAATGCGGCTACCGTTCAACACAACTGGTATGTAGTTGATGGTACTAATCAAACCGTGGGACGTATTGCATCTAAGATTGCCGCTGTATTGCGCGGTAAAAACAAAGCTTATTACACTCCACACGTAGATTGTGGCGATTACGTAATTGTAATTAACGCAGAGAAAGTTGCTTTCACTGGTAATAAGTTAGAAGATAAAGTATACCTGAACTTCTCTGGTTACCCAGGCGGTAAAAAAGAAGAAGTTGCTGGCAGTCTATTAAAGCGTCGTCCAGAAGTAATTATGGAAAGAGCTGTGAAAGGCATGTTACCTAAGAATAAATTAGGTCGTAAAATGATCAAAAAATTATTCGTGTATGCCGGAACTGCGCATCCTCATACCGCTCAGCAACCTAAGGAACTTAAATTCTAA
- the rpsB gene encoding 30S ribosomal protein S2: MLPYIFAEKKGIHIIDLNKTVDYLQESAAAIKQIAKSGKKIMFVATKKQAKEIVTECAKRVNMPYATERWLGGMLTNFNTVRKSVKKMQSIEKMLADGSADSLTKKERLTLSRDKDKMEKVLGGIAQLGRLPAALFLVDIGHEHIALAEAKRLGITTFGMVDTNCDPNKVDFAIPANDDATKSIAIITNYIVAAIAEGLAERQASKDEEESDDNNNENEARARRLEAEAQSEAGRGGRGRSGAPAGGPGGAPKRRTPAGGGNRRPAGGGAR; this comes from the coding sequence ATGTTGCCTTACATCTTTGCTGAGAAAAAAGGTATTCACATTATCGACCTTAACAAAACTGTTGACTACCTACAGGAGTCTGCAGCTGCTATCAAGCAAATTGCGAAGAGCGGTAAGAAAATTATGTTTGTTGCTACCAAGAAACAAGCAAAAGAAATTGTTACCGAATGCGCTAAGCGTGTAAACATGCCTTATGCTACAGAACGTTGGTTAGGTGGTATGCTTACCAACTTCAACACTGTTCGTAAGAGCGTGAAGAAAATGCAGAGCATTGAAAAAATGTTGGCTGACGGAAGCGCTGACAGCTTAACCAAGAAAGAAAGATTAACCCTTTCTCGCGATAAGGATAAGATGGAAAAAGTATTGGGCGGTATTGCTCAGTTAGGCCGTCTTCCTGCAGCTTTATTCTTAGTTGACATTGGTCACGAGCATATCGCTTTAGCAGAAGCGAAGCGTTTGGGTATTACTACTTTTGGTATGGTTGATACCAACTGTGATCCTAATAAAGTTGACTTCGCTATTCCAGCGAACGATGACGCTACTAAGTCTATTGCTATCATCACTAACTACATCGTTGCTGCAATTGCAGAAGGTTTGGCTGAGCGCCAGGCTTCTAAAGATGAAGAAGAGTCTGATGACAACAACAATGAAAACGAAGCGAGAGCTCGTCGTTTAGAAGCAGAAGCGCAATCTGAAGCTGGACGTGGTGGTAGAGGCCGTAGTGGTGCTCCTGCCGGTGGTCCTGGTGGTGCTCCTAAGCGTCGTACTCCAGCAGGTGGCGGTAACCGCAGACCTGCAGGTGGTGGAGCTAGATAA
- a CDS encoding DUF4290 domain-containing protein yields MEYNTSRKLLGMKEYGRHVQKMVDYLLTIEDREKRQKQTQAVIELMGFLNPHLKNVEDFRHKLWDHLFFISNFTLDVDSPYPIPQKETYKLKPDPLPYPKRNPRYAHLGKNLEVVIDKALKEEDPEKKAGFANAIAYYMKLSYSNWHKELVHDDAIRSELDQITGGQLEFSNTPYIKHRNQPFERDDYPARSGGRWKQNFGGRNRNQGGGGQRNDSRNQGGSGNRNQGGGQRNDSRNQGGGNRNQGGGFKKRY; encoded by the coding sequence ATGGAATACAATACCTCCAGGAAACTCCTGGGAATGAAGGAGTACGGAAGACACGTACAGAAGATGGTGGACTACCTCCTCACAATTGAAGACAGAGAGAAAAGACAAAAACAGACACAAGCTGTTATTGAGCTCATGGGATTTTTAAACCCACACCTGAAGAATGTAGAAGACTTCAGACATAAATTATGGGATCATTTATTCTTCATCAGCAATTTTACGCTGGATGTAGACAGCCCCTATCCCATACCACAAAAAGAAACCTATAAGCTAAAACCCGATCCATTGCCTTATCCAAAGCGCAATCCTAGATACGCACATTTGGGCAAGAACCTGGAAGTAGTGATAGACAAGGCTTTGAAAGAAGAAGATCCGGAGAAAAAAGCAGGATTTGCCAACGCCATTGCTTATTATATGAAGTTGTCTTATAGTAACTGGCACAAAGAACTGGTTCACGATGATGCTATCCGTTCCGAGCTGGATCAAATTACTGGTGGACAATTAGAATTCAGCAATACACCTTATATCAAGCACCGCAATCAGCCTTTTGAACGCGATGATTATCCAGCCAGAAGCGGTGGCAGATGGAAGCAAAACTTTGGCGGAAGAAACAGAAACCAAGGTGGCGGCGGACAGCGCAACGATTCAAGAAACCAAGGCGGAAGTGGCAATCGCAACCAGGGCGGCGGTCAGCGCAACGATTCAAGAAACCAGGGTGGCGGCAATCGCAATCAGGGTGGTGGATTCAAGAAACGCTATTAA
- the recO gene encoding DNA repair protein RecO, whose protein sequence is MSTVHSTRGVVLRTIKYGDSSIITSIYTELFGIQQYLVKGVRQSSKTSAGKASYFNPAAILELQVYHNELKQLQFIKEFRWAYLYESVLFNVVKNTVAIYVMELLQHSLKQPEANPELYYLIEDTLKQLDRGNPTLTGNLPLYFTLHLAAELGFQLQGNYSSETPVLDLQEGVFVSQTPLHPYYLAGQLAEITSMIAGLNFYNELENISLNKNIRRQLLEAYQQYLALHIAGFGQMKSFAILQEVLA, encoded by the coding sequence ATGAGCACGGTGCATTCAACAAGGGGAGTGGTTTTGCGAACGATTAAATATGGCGATTCCAGTATCATCACTTCTATTTACACAGAATTGTTTGGGATACAACAATACCTGGTAAAAGGTGTGCGCCAAAGCAGCAAAACATCTGCAGGCAAAGCCAGTTATTTTAATCCGGCAGCCATTCTGGAATTGCAGGTATACCACAACGAACTAAAGCAATTGCAATTCATTAAAGAGTTTCGCTGGGCATATTTATATGAGTCGGTACTGTTTAATGTGGTTAAGAATACAGTAGCCATCTATGTAATGGAATTGTTGCAACATAGCCTAAAACAACCCGAAGCCAATCCGGAACTCTACTATTTAATTGAAGACACACTTAAACAACTTGATCGTGGAAATCCAACGCTGACGGGCAATCTACCACTATACTTTACTTTGCATTTAGCGGCAGAGTTAGGGTTTCAATTACAAGGAAATTATTCTTCGGAAACCCCGGTTTTAGATTTGCAGGAAGGTGTTTTTGTTTCGCAAACACCTTTGCATCCTTATTATTTAGCTGGTCAACTGGCAGAAATTACTTCAATGATAGCAGGCCTGAATTTTTATAATGAGCTGGAAAATATTTCATTGAATAAAAACATTCGCCGACAATTGCTCGAAGCTTATCAGCAATACCTAGCTTTGCATATTGCGGGCTTTGGTCAAATGAAAAGCTTTGCTATTTTACAAGAAGTGTTGGCTTAA
- the rpsI gene encoding 30S ribosomal protein S9: MEKQKNAVGRRKEAVTRVFISKGEGKITVNDKDYKAYFPLVYLQNQVEAPLKTTELEGKFDIIINATGGGLKGQAEAAKLGIARALIEVNPELRPALKAAGQLKRDPRSVERKKFGHKKARRSYQFSKR, translated from the coding sequence ATGGAAAAACAAAAAAATGCAGTTGGTCGCCGTAAAGAAGCCGTTACACGTGTCTTCATCAGCAAAGGCGAAGGAAAAATAACTGTAAACGACAAAGACTACAAAGCTTATTTCCCACTGGTTTACTTACAGAACCAAGTAGAAGCTCCTTTAAAAACTACTGAATTAGAAGGCAAGTTTGATATCATTATCAACGCTACCGGTGGTGGTTTGAAAGGTCAGGCTGAAGCAGCTAAATTAGGTATTGCTCGTGCGTTGATTGAGGTGAATCCTGAATTGCGTCCTGCACTTAAAGCAGCTGGTCAATTGAAGCGTGATCCACGTAGTGTTGAACGTAAGAAATTTGGTCATAAGAAAGCCCGTAGAAGCTACCAGTTCAGTAAGCGTTAA
- a CDS encoding acyl-CoA desaturase, whose amino-acid sequence MLAILVFFFAHWFGSLFFHSFFLHRFASHKMYELSKNWERFFYLSTWFVQGSSFLVPRAYGVMHRMHHAYSDTEEDPHSPHFFKDVYQMMRSTILIFRSFLTGKRLPDPQFTKDYLPVWDRLDKFGHHPLTRLVFMAAYTSFYIAFAPNAWWFLLLPIHFLMGPIQGALVNWCGHKYGYSNFDNGDHSKNSSPWGILLMGELFQNNHHYAKDDANFAKKWFEFDLTFLIMRGFHAVGIIQLNPIHLPPVKDSITASEPGLTTTH is encoded by the coding sequence ATGCTTGCTATTCTAGTATTCTTCTTTGCCCATTGGTTTGGCTCCTTATTTTTTCATTCATTTTTTCTGCACCGTTTTGCTTCTCATAAAATGTATGAGTTGTCTAAAAACTGGGAGCGTTTTTTTTATCTCAGTACCTGGTTTGTGCAAGGTTCTTCGTTTTTAGTGCCAAGAGCATATGGGGTGATGCATCGTATGCATCACGCGTACAGTGATACCGAAGAAGATCCGCATTCACCTCATTTTTTTAAAGATGTCTATCAAATGATGCGGAGTACTATTCTCATTTTCAGAAGCTTTTTAACTGGTAAAAGATTACCGGATCCACAATTCACGAAAGACTATTTACCGGTTTGGGATCGATTGGATAAGTTTGGACACCATCCACTAACCAGATTGGTTTTTATGGCGGCGTATACCAGTTTTTATATTGCATTTGCACCCAATGCCTGGTGGTTTTTATTGTTGCCCATTCATTTTCTGATGGGGCCAATTCAAGGCGCTCTTGTAAACTGGTGCGGACACAAATATGGCTATAGTAATTTTGACAATGGAGATCATTCTAAAAACAGTTCACCCTGGGGGATTTTATTAATGGGGGAACTTTTCCAGAACAATCATCACTATGCAAAGGACGATGCCAATTTTGCCAAAAAATGGTTTGAGTTTGATCTCACTTTTTTAATTATGCGGGGTTTTCATGCAGTTGGAATTATCCAATTAAACCCGATTCATTTGCCTCCAGTAAAAGATAGTATAACCGCATCTGAACCCGGATTAACCACAACCCACTAA